The following proteins are encoded in a genomic region of Cryptomeria japonica chromosome 11, Sugi_1.0, whole genome shotgun sequence:
- the LOC131051372 gene encoding ATP synthase subunit a, chloroplastic-like, with the protein RFGKEEYGPWVPFMGTMFLFIFVSNWAGALFPWGIIKLPHGELAAPTNDINTTVALAFLTSVAYFYAGFTKRGLGYFGKYIQPTPILLPINILEDFTKPLSSTFGNILADELVVVVLVSLVRIVVPIPIMFLGLFTSGIQALIFATLAATYIGESMEDHH; encoded by the coding sequence AGAAGAATATGGTCCCTGGGTTCCTTTTATGGGGACTATGTTTCTATTTATCTTTGTTTCTAACTGGGCAGGTGCTCTTTTTCCTTGGGGAATTATTAAATTACCTCATGGGGAATTAGCCGCACCTACAAATGATATTAATACTACAGTAGCTCTAGCTTTTCTCACATCGGTAGCTTATTTTTATGCAGGTTTTACAAAGAGGGGTTTAGGCTATTTTGGTAAATATATTCAACCAACCCCAATACTTTTACCAATTAACATATTAGAAGATTTTACAAAACCTCTATCATCGACTTTTGGAAATATATTAGCTGACGAATTAGTAGTTGTCGTTCTTGTTTCCTTAGTACGTATAGTGGTACCTATACCTATAATGTTCCTAGGATTATTTACAAGTGGTATTCAAGCTCTAATCTTTGCAACTCTAGCTGCAACTTATATAGGCGAATCCATGGAGGATCATCATTAA